The following proteins come from a genomic window of Pyxidicoccus sp. MSG2:
- a CDS encoding nucleotidyltransferase: protein MADIQNQIIDFDKNIRLSLETEEKTLSEKREIILGKLRDKFAEMRAEKKPVPKFTDFNQGSYEMDTGIRPANGDYDIDVGLCFNCSTADYPNPVDLKVLVADVLEDHTRLGTEIRKSCVTVNYMVDGKKAFHVDLAVYAYDDAQSESKSLFLAKGYRDSDEDNRWWEPSDPRGLINWVKTRFQDAERQQFLRVIRALKRWKTEKFKTDGQNAPSGIGLTVAAGEWFQPEVYFDSYERRSYSDDLKAMRYFVGKMVDKFHYIGTKDDGSPLYRLKVLVPVAPRLDIFERMTDGQMTTFRDRLIQLRDRLDEVANEPDIVRACQLMRQDFGEEFPVPEKKDTGRSGAKAVVSSGVAA from the coding sequence ATGGCAGATATCCAGAATCAAATCATCGACTTCGACAAGAACATCCGCCTCAGCCTGGAAACGGAGGAGAAGACGCTGAGTGAAAAGCGGGAAATCATCCTGGGCAAGCTCCGGGACAAGTTCGCGGAGATGCGGGCGGAGAAGAAGCCGGTTCCGAAGTTCACCGACTTCAACCAGGGCAGCTACGAGATGGACACGGGTATCCGGCCCGCGAACGGGGACTACGACATCGACGTGGGGCTGTGCTTCAACTGCTCCACGGCGGACTACCCGAACCCCGTCGACCTCAAGGTCCTGGTGGCCGACGTCCTGGAGGACCACACCAGGCTGGGCACGGAGATCCGGAAGTCGTGTGTCACCGTGAACTACATGGTGGATGGCAAGAAGGCCTTCCATGTCGACCTCGCCGTCTATGCCTATGACGACGCCCAGTCCGAGTCGAAGAGTCTCTTCCTCGCGAAGGGGTACCGAGACTCGGACGAGGACAATCGCTGGTGGGAGCCGTCGGACCCGCGGGGACTCATCAACTGGGTCAAGACCCGCTTCCAGGATGCCGAGCGGCAGCAGTTCCTGCGCGTGATTCGCGCCCTGAAGCGATGGAAGACGGAGAAGTTCAAGACCGATGGTCAGAACGCGCCCTCGGGCATCGGGCTCACGGTCGCGGCGGGAGAGTGGTTCCAGCCCGAGGTCTACTTCGATTCCTACGAGAGGCGGAGCTACTCCGACGACCTCAAGGCGATGCGGTACTTCGTCGGCAAGATGGTGGACAAGTTCCATTACATCGGCACGAAGGATGACGGCTCCCCGCTCTACCGTCTCAAGGTGCTGGTCCCGGTGGCCCCGCGGCTCGACATCTTCGAGAGGATGACGGATGGCCAGATGACGACCTTCCGCGACCGCCTCATCCAACTCCGGGATCGTCTGGATGAGGTGGCGAACGAGCCTGATATCGTGCGCGCCTGCCAGTTGATGCGGCAGGACTTCGGTGAGGAGTTCCCCGTCCCCGAGAAGAAGGATACCGGACGGTCCGGCGCCAAAGCCGTGGTCTCCAGCGGAGTGGCGGCATGA
- a CDS encoding RNA polymerase sigma factor: MDPQLESFIVEIRPWLYRQAYNICRDRADAEDLVQEGSERFLKSFASLSRLPAENELERWLITAMANCFIDLCRKRKSEKQGAVDPTLERLTVGQPSDPPRLSDTISDEDFAAVMKKLSPALRKTLELRLAGKRYHEIAEVERIPIGAVGKRLSDARKKLLRLLAPFLAPGDH; encoded by the coding sequence GTGGACCCCCAGCTCGAGTCCTTCATCGTGGAGATACGGCCCTGGCTGTACCGGCAGGCCTACAACATCTGTAGGGACCGCGCGGACGCCGAGGATCTCGTTCAAGAGGGGTCCGAACGCTTCTTGAAGTCTTTCGCGAGCCTCTCGCGGCTGCCCGCCGAGAACGAGCTCGAGCGCTGGCTCATCACCGCCATGGCGAACTGCTTCATCGACCTCTGCCGCAAGCGAAAGTCCGAGAAGCAGGGCGCCGTGGACCCGACCCTGGAGAGGTTGACCGTGGGACAACCATCGGATCCACCCCGGCTCTCCGACACCATCTCGGATGAGGACTTCGCCGCGGTCATGAAGAAGCTGAGCCCGGCGCTGCGGAAGACCCTGGAGCTGCGCCTGGCCGGCAAGCGCTATCACGAAATCGCCGAGGTCGAACGCATCCCCATTGGCGCCGTAGGCAAACGCCTGAGCGATGCGCGCAAGAAGCTCCTGCGCTTGCTGGCGCCATTCCTTGCCCCCGGAGACCACTGA
- a CDS encoding SAVED domain-containing protein encodes MSAVQPPLEIILKFTSSRGLTASSSFSWEEREYLVEDMEGAGVSVRFPWHDPQLRQSLKALEKAEPGSEALERLGRFLRDLLRPTHWALEEQRIEVALNAQPPRPVHLTIRSANADELYYLPWELLPTKSGIPLAGLENCLLRYECVPVTPKVRSRTPQGRILFAWSGAGGWVPAAEHEAAIRKACERVQLRFDPKLDVLNEVTRKRLVERLNDPDRPVTALHLLCHGTQVADGAYGLAINSTESSEPVDRIDATELRDLIFLSPGSRSLRLVTLCSCQGGDAGTPAHLLGGVARMFHQQGVPAVVSSRMPLTVDGSNILTETLYEGLLAQQDMRSVLHTVRSRLRSEVKSRDWVSLQFYAKAGDATALTPFSEPPPPAPVSSSRKLIIIRHEAHSKVSVDPEPADAPALFAGRQPRWVAIEQTQRLAQRDWRNLQDEVSRLAATDGELRRAYEERDADVAYYGFPLVPLAALAGHLAKHRPVHALEYVSDRYRWEAGTDTSSPPMEIEVEPRDSGSAARLRVSVSAPVSLDECREVLPDSEVALDLHFKLPTPRRGSVRREEQLKAYMQKIQDTLDEYISGNPPRPLKSVHVFAAVPVSVAFHLGRALAATWMPECFVYNYGRLEKPAYKWRLSLQAAEQGRRSVKIFK; translated from the coding sequence ATGAGCGCAGTCCAGCCGCCGCTGGAAATCATCCTGAAGTTCACCAGCAGCCGGGGCCTTACCGCATCCAGCTCGTTCTCCTGGGAGGAACGGGAGTACTTGGTGGAGGACATGGAAGGGGCAGGAGTGTCCGTTCGTTTCCCGTGGCATGATCCCCAGCTCCGTCAATCATTGAAGGCTCTGGAGAAGGCTGAGCCCGGCTCCGAAGCGCTCGAACGGCTCGGGCGGTTCCTGCGGGACCTCCTTCGTCCGACGCATTGGGCGCTCGAGGAGCAGAGGATAGAGGTCGCGCTGAACGCGCAGCCACCTCGGCCTGTTCATCTCACCATCCGCTCCGCCAACGCAGACGAGCTCTACTACCTCCCCTGGGAGTTGCTGCCGACGAAGTCGGGCATTCCGCTCGCGGGCCTGGAGAATTGCCTCCTCCGGTACGAATGCGTCCCCGTGACGCCCAAAGTGCGGTCACGCACTCCTCAAGGACGCATCCTGTTCGCCTGGTCCGGGGCTGGCGGGTGGGTTCCAGCCGCTGAACACGAAGCGGCCATTCGCAAGGCCTGCGAGAGAGTCCAGCTTCGTTTCGATCCGAAGCTGGACGTACTCAATGAAGTGACTCGAAAGCGCCTGGTGGAGAGGTTGAATGACCCAGACCGACCGGTCACTGCTCTCCACCTGCTCTGCCATGGCACCCAGGTGGCCGATGGCGCGTATGGTCTGGCCATCAATTCGACAGAGTCGTCCGAGCCGGTAGACCGCATTGATGCCACGGAGCTCCGCGACTTGATCTTCTTGTCCCCGGGCTCCCGCTCGCTACGCCTCGTGACCCTCTGCTCCTGTCAGGGAGGGGATGCGGGTACTCCAGCGCACCTGCTTGGGGGCGTTGCCCGCATGTTCCACCAGCAGGGGGTTCCCGCTGTCGTTTCATCTCGCATGCCACTGACGGTGGATGGATCCAACATCCTTACCGAAACGCTTTATGAAGGGCTGCTCGCTCAGCAGGACATGCGCTCCGTGCTTCACACGGTTCGGAGCAGGCTCCGGAGCGAGGTGAAGTCCAGGGACTGGGTTTCGCTCCAGTTCTACGCAAAAGCAGGTGACGCGACGGCGCTCACTCCTTTCAGCGAGCCGCCGCCGCCCGCTCCGGTTTCATCTTCCCGGAAGCTCATCATCATTCGCCATGAAGCCCACTCCAAGGTCTCGGTGGATCCTGAACCGGCGGACGCCCCGGCACTCTTCGCGGGCAGGCAGCCCCGGTGGGTTGCCATTGAACAGACACAACGACTGGCTCAGCGCGATTGGAGGAATCTGCAGGACGAGGTGAGCCGGCTTGCCGCGACCGATGGTGAGCTCCGGCGGGCCTACGAAGAGCGGGACGCAGATGTGGCCTACTATGGCTTTCCCCTCGTACCGCTGGCGGCTCTGGCCGGACACCTGGCGAAGCACCGTCCGGTGCATGCCTTGGAATATGTGTCCGACCGGTACCGCTGGGAGGCGGGCACCGACACGTCCTCCCCACCCATGGAAATCGAGGTGGAGCCCCGGGACTCGGGCAGTGCCGCGCGACTGCGCGTTTCCGTCTCCGCGCCGGTCAGTCTGGACGAATGCCGGGAGGTGCTGCCCGACTCGGAGGTTGCACTGGACCTGCACTTCAAGCTGCCTACGCCCAGGCGCGGCAGTGTGCGCCGGGAGGAACAGCTCAAGGCGTATATGCAAAAAATCCAGGACACGCTCGATGAGTACATCTCAGGCAATCCACCCCGCCCCTTGAAGAGCGTGCACGTCTTCGCTGCCGTTCCCGTGAGCGTGGCATTCCATCTGGGGCGGGCACTGGCAGCGACCTGGATGCCGGAGTGCTTTGTCTACAACTACGGGAGGCTGGAGAAGCCCGCCTACAAGTGGCGGCTGAGCCTCCAGGCCGCCGAGCAGGGGCGTCGCTCCGTCAAGATTTTCAAGTAG
- a CDS encoding ThiF family adenylyltransferase, with amino-acid sequence MARSPSGASARPELSGEWTLTGHTKLSAHVVTLSVHLPAKFPWCLPEIGLEDVQPPVVSLPHLIAPNQLCFPEDTNLLDSDDPYAIARESLVYAREQLGRMLEGNPGAEFAQEAVVYWRSRAEASADCVVSAGEFPSRIVALFQQGRLLAVADSPDVYGRSRPERSVHGLKQREAIYVPLGSVEPEQDFHPMELTTLAGLQKHVRAMPKEARRWLSRVQGRELLLVLGLRRPCGERALLGVRLVDVQGGNPLMDAGAQARVEPIDLQRRDHAFLAPRGGAGTDLKNRKVLLAGCGAVGGYIALSLARAGVGELSLVDSDFFTLENTYRHACGMAWRGLPKVDGLQRELERTIPYVSVKAYPAEIEALMAQRPSVLREHHLVISALGHPTTELFLNRRIWSDATHPPALFTWLEPMGLGGHALLTHLHATRGAVRGCLKCLYARTPGGGAIRNRASFAMPGASYTRDLLGCGSRYLPFSDLDAQRTAELATRLALQALRGEAVGAPLLSWKGERKAFEQEGYTVTPLYTAEPDPSGYVREDCPECAPR; translated from the coding sequence GTGGCGCGGTCACCATCGGGGGCCTCGGCGCGGCCGGAACTGTCCGGGGAGTGGACGCTGACGGGACACACGAAGCTCAGCGCCCATGTGGTGACGCTGAGCGTCCACCTTCCCGCGAAGTTTCCCTGGTGCCTGCCCGAGATAGGGCTGGAGGACGTCCAGCCTCCGGTCGTGTCACTCCCGCACCTGATTGCTCCGAACCAGCTGTGCTTTCCCGAGGATACGAACCTGCTGGACAGTGACGACCCCTATGCCATTGCGAGGGAGTCGCTCGTCTATGCCCGCGAGCAGCTGGGCCGCATGCTCGAGGGCAATCCTGGGGCGGAGTTCGCACAGGAGGCGGTCGTCTATTGGCGCTCGCGGGCCGAGGCGTCCGCGGACTGCGTCGTCTCCGCAGGAGAGTTCCCTTCTCGAATCGTGGCTCTCTTCCAGCAGGGACGGCTGCTGGCTGTCGCCGACAGCCCCGACGTCTATGGACGTTCGAGACCCGAGCGCAGCGTGCACGGACTCAAGCAGAGGGAGGCCATCTACGTCCCCCTCGGTTCCGTCGAACCCGAGCAGGACTTCCATCCCATGGAACTGACCACGCTCGCGGGCCTCCAGAAGCATGTCCGGGCCATGCCGAAAGAAGCGCGCCGCTGGCTCTCTCGGGTGCAGGGACGAGAGTTGCTGCTGGTGCTCGGGCTGCGGAGGCCGTGCGGAGAGCGTGCGTTGCTTGGCGTCCGCCTGGTGGATGTCCAGGGCGGGAATCCATTGATGGACGCAGGGGCCCAGGCCCGCGTCGAGCCTATCGACCTCCAACGCAGGGACCACGCCTTCCTCGCCCCGCGCGGTGGGGCTGGAACGGACCTGAAGAATCGCAAGGTGCTCCTCGCGGGATGTGGTGCGGTAGGTGGCTACATCGCGCTCTCACTCGCGCGGGCCGGCGTCGGGGAGCTCTCGCTGGTGGATTCGGACTTCTTCACCCTGGAGAACACGTACCGGCATGCATGTGGGATGGCGTGGCGTGGCCTCCCGAAGGTCGATGGCCTCCAGCGCGAGCTCGAGCGCACCATCCCCTATGTCTCGGTGAAGGCATACCCCGCGGAGATCGAGGCGCTCATGGCGCAGCGACCCTCGGTGCTGCGCGAGCACCACCTGGTCATCTCCGCGCTGGGTCATCCGACCACCGAGCTCTTCCTGAACCGGCGCATCTGGTCAGACGCCACGCACCCTCCCGCGTTGTTCACCTGGCTGGAGCCGATGGGGCTCGGAGGCCATGCACTTCTGACGCATCTGCATGCAACACGGGGGGCCGTGCGCGGCTGTCTGAAGTGCCTCTACGCGCGCACTCCGGGGGGAGGTGCCATCAGGAATCGCGCCTCGTTCGCGATGCCGGGGGCCAGCTATACCCGTGACCTGCTGGGCTGTGGCAGCAGATACCTTCCTTTCTCGGATCTCGATGCCCAGCGCACCGCGGAGCTGGCCACTCGCCTCGCGCTGCAGGCGCTCCGCGGCGAGGCCGTGGGCGCCCCGTTGCTGTCATGGAAGGGGGAACGCAAGGCGTTCGAGCAGGAGGGCTATACGGTCACCCCACTCTATACGGCGGAGCCTGACCCCTCCGGATACGTCCGTGAAGACTGCCCGGAATGTGCCCCGAGATGA
- a CDS encoding Mov34/MPN/PAD-1 family protein, giving the protein MKIDSPALTMMLRFQQVEAGQPEAGGVLLGRHIVRCLDVVIDEATCPMPGDLRGPVTFHRSREHHQRVIDERWHSSEGTCLYLGEWHTHPEPHPMPSHVDVRDWRRRLREDRFEGASLFFIIVGTREVRVWEGDRDSGTLVPLLPRDS; this is encoded by the coding sequence ATGAAGATTGATTCCCCGGCGCTCACCATGATGCTCCGCTTCCAGCAGGTCGAAGCCGGTCAGCCGGAGGCCGGAGGCGTGCTCCTCGGGCGGCACATCGTGCGCTGCCTGGATGTGGTGATTGACGAAGCGACGTGCCCGATGCCTGGAGACCTACGCGGCCCCGTGACCTTCCATCGGAGCCGGGAGCATCATCAGCGTGTCATCGACGAACGGTGGCACAGTTCCGAGGGCACCTGCCTGTACCTCGGCGAGTGGCACACCCACCCGGAACCTCATCCCATGCCCTCACACGTCGACGTCAGGGATTGGCGCCGCCGCTTGCGCGAGGACCGGTTCGAAGGCGCGTCGCTCTTCTTCATCATCGTCGGGACCCGTGAGGTCCGGGTCTGGGAGGGAGACCGCGACTCCGGGACGCTGGTCCCGCTTCTTCCGAGAGATTCTTGA
- a CDS encoding glycosyltransferase family 4 protein: MASPSPSGTGIVYASFDRFPAPKGAAVHIRAFVEALGAAFGGVDLLALRDGSTASTDPHALAEGVTYHPLEARGRDLVEQALSFRSHLAAWWSGRPRAAVVHVRSIFEGYPVARRKEALTDALVFEVNGLPSIELKYHHPDVADDAELLHKLVAQEDLCISRADLLVTPSEVTAEYLVQRGADAKRVRVIPNGVDLEVFRYAPPRAVEPGRPVRLLYSGTMTSWQGVHHAIEACRLLRREVPTVLTLVGPLRRNGRRALMDRCGDLLLAGAVELLEPLPQAELARLHHACDVVLVPLPVNDRNCVQGCCPLKLLEAMATGTPVVASNLPAVRTLAGPEEVLLIRPGSAKAIAEAVKALRADATLGPALSARARARVERDFPWGRAQASLVEAYEETFGLARRSTPSAA; this comes from the coding sequence GTGGCCTCCCCTTCCCCGTCCGGCACCGGCATCGTCTACGCGTCGTTCGACCGCTTCCCCGCGCCGAAGGGGGCAGCGGTGCACATCCGGGCCTTCGTGGAGGCACTGGGCGCGGCGTTCGGCGGGGTGGACCTGCTGGCGCTCCGGGACGGCAGCACCGCGAGCACGGACCCACACGCACTCGCGGAGGGCGTCACGTATCACCCGCTGGAGGCGCGAGGCCGGGATTTGGTGGAGCAGGCGCTGTCATTCCGCTCGCACCTGGCGGCGTGGTGGAGCGGGAGGCCGAGGGCCGCGGTGGTGCATGTGCGCTCCATCTTCGAGGGCTACCCGGTGGCCCGGAGGAAGGAGGCGCTGACGGACGCGCTGGTGTTCGAGGTGAACGGGCTGCCGTCCATCGAGCTGAAGTACCACCACCCGGACGTGGCGGACGACGCGGAGCTGCTGCACAAGCTGGTAGCGCAGGAGGACCTGTGCATCTCCCGCGCGGACCTGCTGGTGACGCCGAGCGAGGTGACGGCGGAGTACCTCGTCCAGCGTGGGGCGGACGCGAAGCGGGTGCGCGTGATTCCGAACGGCGTGGACCTGGAGGTGTTCCGGTACGCGCCGCCGCGAGCGGTGGAGCCGGGCCGGCCGGTGCGACTGCTGTACAGCGGGACGATGACGTCCTGGCAGGGCGTGCACCACGCCATCGAGGCGTGCCGGCTGTTGCGGCGGGAGGTGCCCACGGTGCTGACGCTGGTGGGGCCACTGAGGAGGAACGGGCGGCGGGCGCTGATGGACCGGTGTGGGGATTTGCTGCTGGCGGGCGCGGTGGAGTTGCTGGAGCCGCTACCGCAGGCGGAGCTGGCGCGGCTGCACCACGCGTGTGACGTGGTGCTGGTGCCGCTGCCGGTGAACGACCGCAACTGCGTGCAGGGCTGCTGCCCGCTGAAGCTGCTGGAGGCGATGGCCACGGGCACGCCGGTGGTGGCGAGCAACCTCCCCGCGGTGCGAACGCTGGCCGGGCCGGAGGAAGTGCTGCTCATCCGGCCGGGCTCGGCGAAGGCGATTGCGGAGGCGGTGAAGGCGCTACGGGCGGATGCGACGCTGGGGCCGGCGCTGAGCGCGAGGGCCAGAGCACGGGTGGAGCGGGACTTCCCATGGGGCCGGGCGCAGGCGTCGCTGGTGGAGGCTTATGAAGAAACGTTCGGGCTGGCGCGGAGGAGCACTCCGTCAGCGGCGTAG
- a CDS encoding nucleotide-binding domain-containing protein produces MYDTQKHFDTFYKEHVCLGQERRGELAAHRNACLKLLGQGLRRLGEKRRRPDGYPQHVDALNQGSYDMRTLNQHPQRQYDIDVAVIFRKEDLPKTALRARQRVAEALRSSLQSFATKPLARTSAVTVWYTRGEHVDLAIYRQVTDSDGKTVLEHASAQWRRRDPKAVSEWFSRQNQCLSPDPAAGASVRESQFRRIVRLVKTFARSRVSWDLPGGMILSTLVAEVYQPDLHRDDLAFYKTLIALRERLKRSPEVRSPVADDESLTSSPRRRAQVGRLIEKLDFVLPQLEVLQASTCLKVQALTAWWWVFNHDYWREQARNARLLQAREAPALLRVRAALASSKGGEVTAVYKDKTSVPKGAWLRFSLKKKLGIPAPFTVRWRIQNRGSEALHADEVQREHVSEDKVLWQKAAYSGRHSLTCEVIKDGFVVARGIRHVRIG; encoded by the coding sequence ATGTACGATACGCAGAAGCACTTTGACACCTTCTACAAAGAGCACGTCTGCCTGGGACAGGAGCGCAGGGGAGAGCTCGCGGCCCATCGCAATGCGTGTCTCAAGTTGTTGGGCCAGGGGTTGCGTAGGCTGGGCGAGAAACGCCGGAGGCCGGACGGGTACCCGCAACACGTGGATGCGCTCAATCAGGGCAGCTACGACATGCGGACCCTGAACCAGCATCCGCAACGGCAGTACGACATCGACGTTGCCGTCATCTTCAGGAAGGAAGACCTGCCGAAGACAGCCCTTCGCGCGCGGCAGCGCGTGGCTGAGGCACTGCGCAGTTCCTTGCAGAGCTTTGCCACCAAGCCCCTGGCACGGACGAGTGCCGTCACCGTCTGGTACACACGGGGAGAGCACGTCGATCTGGCCATCTACCGCCAGGTGACGGACTCTGACGGGAAAACCGTCCTGGAGCACGCCAGTGCCCAGTGGAGGCGGCGAGACCCGAAGGCAGTCAGCGAGTGGTTCAGCCGGCAGAACCAATGCCTGAGTCCGGACCCGGCGGCTGGAGCTTCGGTCCGTGAATCGCAGTTCAGGCGCATCGTCAGGCTGGTCAAGACCTTCGCTCGATCGCGTGTGTCTTGGGACCTGCCCGGTGGCATGATTCTCTCGACGCTCGTTGCCGAAGTGTATCAGCCGGATCTTCACCGCGATGACCTGGCCTTCTACAAGACGCTCATTGCCTTGCGAGAGCGCCTGAAGAGGAGCCCGGAGGTCCGCTCCCCGGTTGCCGACGATGAGAGCCTGACCTCGAGCCCGCGCAGGCGTGCGCAGGTGGGGAGGCTCATCGAGAAGCTGGACTTCGTCCTCCCGCAGTTGGAGGTACTACAGGCATCGACCTGTCTCAAGGTTCAAGCCCTCACCGCCTGGTGGTGGGTGTTCAATCACGATTACTGGCGTGAGCAGGCCCGGAACGCAAGGCTCCTTCAGGCGCGCGAGGCGCCGGCCCTCCTGAGAGTCCGGGCTGCTCTCGCCAGCTCGAAGGGTGGAGAGGTCACTGCGGTCTACAAGGACAAGACGTCTGTTCCCAAGGGGGCGTGGCTTCGCTTTTCCTTGAAGAAGAAGCTCGGCATCCCCGCTCCCTTCACGGTTCGCTGGCGCATCCAGAACAGAGGCAGTGAGGCGTTGCATGCTGATGAGGTACAGCGCGAGCACGTGAGCGAAGACAAGGTGCTCTGGCAGAAGGCCGCGTATTCGGGCCGGCACTCCCTCACCTGTGAGGTCATCAAGGACGGGTTCGTGGTCGCCCGAGGTATCCGGCACGTGCGGATTGGCTGA